Part of the Lichenicola cladoniae genome is shown below.
CTTTCGACGACCGCGGCCAGATCGTCGCTCGCGGTGATCAACTTGGGCTCCGGAAACCGGGCCCGGGCAGGACGTGACATGCTCCACCCTCTACACGGGCCAGCCTCGACGGGGAAGCGGCTTGGCTTCCAGCAGTGATGCGGATAGTGAGCGCTCACTCTCCGTGTCAGGACTTTCGGCCATGCATGCCTATCGTACCCACAACTGCGCAGCGCTCCGTGCCGCCGATGCCGGGCTGACGGTCCGCCTCTCCGGCTGGGTACATAGCAAGCGCGACCATGGCGGGCTGCTGTTCATCGACCTGCGCGACCATTTCGGCATCACCCAGATCGTGATCCCGGCCGGCTCCGAGCTGCTGGCGATCGCCGAACGCGTCCGCGTCGAGAGTGTGCTGACCGTCACCGGCGACGTGGTCCTGCGCGAGGGTGCCACCGTCAACCCGAAGCTGCCGACCGGCGAAGTCGAGATACGCGCCGGGACGATCGAGGTGCAGTCCGCCGCCGCGGTGCTGCCGCTGCAGGTGGCTGGCGCCGAGACCTATTCTGACGAGCTGCGGCTACGCTATCGCTACCTCGATCTGCGCCGCGACCGCGTCCACAAGAACATGATGCTGCGGGCCGGGGTGATCGCGTCGTTGCGCCGACGCATGATCGACCAGGGCTTCACCGAGTTCCAGACGCCGATCCTCACCGCCTCCTCGCCCGAAGGCGCCCGCGACTTCCTGGTTCCGTCCCGCAACCACCCGGGCAAGTTCTATGCGCTGCCGCAGGCGCCGCAGCAGTTCAAGCAGCTCCTGATGGTCGCCGGCTTCGACCGCTATTTCCAGATCGCGCCCTGCTTCCGCGACGAGGCCGCCCGCGCCGACCGCTCGCCGGGCGAGTTCTACCAGCTCGATTTCGAGATGAGCTTCGTGACCCAGGAAGACGTGTTCGCCACGCTCGAACCGGTGATGGCCGGCGTGTTCGAGGAATTCGGCCAGGGCCGCACGGTCGATACGTTTCCGTTCCAGCGCATCGCCTACGACACGGCACTCGCCGAATTCGGCTCCGACAAGCCGGACCTGCGCAACCCGCTGCGTATCACCGACGTGACCGAAGCTTTCGCCGGATCGGGCTTCGGCCTGTTCGCCAAGATCGCCGCGTCCGGCGGCCAGGTGCGTGCGATTCCGGCGCCGGGTGGCGGCGGACGGCCACGCTCGTTCTACGACAAGCTGAACGAGTGGGCGCGCGGAGAAGGCGCCGGCGGGCTCGGCTACATCACCTTCGACGCAGACGGCGCCAAGGGCCCGATCGCCAAAAACCTGGAGCCTGAGCGCTGCGAGGCGATCCGTACCGCCTGCGGCGTCGGTCCCGGGGATGCGGTGTTCTTTGCCGCCGGTCCACGCGAGGGGCTCAAAGGCATGGAGACGATCAAGTTCTCCGGCGCCGTGCGCACCCGCATCGCCAACGAACTGTCGCTGATCGAGACCGACGCGTTCCGCTTCTGCTGGGTGGTCGACTTCCCGATGTTCGAGCTGAACGAGGACACCGGCCTGATCGATTTCAGCCACAACCCGTTCTCGATGCCGCAGGGCGGGCTCGACGCGCTGAACTTCCAGGACCCGCTGACCATCAAGGCGTTCCAGTACGACATCGTGTGCAACGGCATCGAGCTGTCGTCAGGCGCGATCCGGAACCATCGCCCGGACGTGATGATCCGCGCCTTCGAGATCGCCGGTTATCCGGAGAGCGAAGTCGAGGCCCGGTTCGGCGGCATGCTGAACGCGTTCCGTTTCGGAGCGCCGCCGCATGGTGGTTCGGCGCCGGGCGTCGACCGGATCGTCATGTTGCTGGCGGACGAGCCGAACATCCGCGAGGTCATCCTGTTCCCGCTCAACCAGCAGGGCGAGGACCTGATGATGGGCGCACCCGCCGAGGTGTCGGAAATCAGGATGAAGGAGCTGTCGCTGAGGACGGTGCTGCCGCCGGCCAAGCCGGTATCCGGTGCCACGTCCCCGGTGGTGCCGGAGACGAACCCGGACTGACACACGACCAGGCACCGCCGCACCGGCCTGTAGCGGATTTTCTTCCGGTGCTACGCTGGCACCGACCAGATCCGGAGTGTCAGCCGCATGCATAGACCGACTGTCCATGGGCGTGCCGCTTTGCCCCCGCTAGCTGCCGGATTTCTGGTTGCGGCGTGCTTTGTCGTCTCGTCCGGAGCAGCCCGTGCGGCTCCCGCAATGGTTCCGGGGCACGAAGCCACCGGTCCGGTGCCGCTCGCGGCGCACCGCGCGGTGTACGATCTGGCGCTGGCGTCGACGCATGGCGGCAGCACCGTGGCGGCGTCGGGGAGCATGAGTTTCCAGGTGATCGATGCCTGCAGCGGCTGGGCCAGCCAGCAGCAGCTCAAGCTGCAGCTCGTCACGCGCGAGGGACAGGCCAGCGACATGGTCTCGGACTACGCCACGCTCGAGAGCAAGGACGGCAAGCACCTCACCTTCGACATGCAGGAGCGGGACAATGGCAGCCTGACCCAGCAGGTGCGCGGCGAGGCCAGCGTCGATGCCAAGGGCGATGGCGTGATCCACTTCACCCTGCCGCACCCGTCGACCATGTCGCTGCCGCGCGGCACCCTGTTCCCGATGGCGCATACCGAGGCGATCATCCAGGCCGCGCGCGAGGGCCGTAAAAGCATCGATCCGGTACTGTTCGACGGTACCAGCGCGGACGGTCCGACCGACAGCTACGTGACCATCCTCGGCTGGCACGCGGCGCCGTCTGACAGCCAGTATCCGAGCCTGGCATCGCAGGCATCCGGCCGGGTGCACGTGTCGTTCTTTGCCCGCAAGCCCAGCACCATCACGCCCGACTACGAGCTCGGCATGCGCTACTTCGAGAACGGCGTATCGGACCGGCTCGACATGAATTTCGGCGAGTTCACCATGCACGGCACCCTGAGCAGCTTCACCCCCACCACGAAGCCGCGCCATTGCTGAGCGACGCGTCCCGCCCCGGCATGGCGCCGGCCGAACTCGCCACCCTCTCCCACAGCCTGCGGCCCCGCCACGTCACCATGATCTCGATCGGCGGGGTGATCGGCGCCGGGCTGTTCGTCGGCAGCTCGGCCGCGATCGCCGGCTCCGGCCCGGGCGTGCTGCTGAGCTACCTGCTGGCCGGCACGGTGGCGCTGCTGGTGATGCGGATGCTGGGCGAGATGGCGATCGCCGAACCGGGCGCCGGCTCGTTCATCGGCCATATCAGGCGCGGCCTCGGCGGCCGGGCCGCATTCGTCGCCGGCTGGATCTACTGGCTGTTCTGGGCAATCGTCGTGGCGGCGGAGGCGATCGGCGGGTCGGCCATCCTGTCGGCCTGGGTGCCGCTGCCGCGCACGGTGCTCGGACTGCTGCTGGTGCTGTCGATGACCGCGACCAACCTGGTTTCGGTGAAGAGCTACGGCGAGTTCGAGTTCTGGTTCTCGACGCTGAAGATCCTGGCGATCGTGGTGTTCTGCGCGGTGTGCATCGCGGCGCTGGCCGGATTGTTCGGCCCCGGCCAGGCCAGCGTGAGCCACCTCTGGACCGGCGGCGGCTTCCTGCCGCACGGGATCGGCGCGGTACTGGCGATCATCCCGACCATCGTCTTCCAGTATACCGGCAGCGAGATCGCGACGGTGGCGGCGGCGGAATCGAACGATCCTGGGCGCAACGTCGCCCGTGCCACCAACACGGTGGCGCTGCGGGTACTGCTGTTCTACCTGAGTTCGGTTTTGCTGATCCTGTGCGTGGTGCCGTGGCGCGAGCTGGTTCCGGGGCACTCGCCGTTCGTTGCGGCGATGGACCGGCTCGGCATTCCGGGTGCTGCCACGGCGATGTCGATCATCGTGCTGGTCGCGGTGATGTCGTGCCTGAACTCGGCACTGTATGTGACCTCCCGGGTACTGTTCGAGATGGCGGCGCATGGCGACGCGCCGCGCTGGCTGGTGCGCACCGGGGCCGCCGGCGTGCCGAGGCGGGCGATCATCGCGGGCAGCGCAGTCGGCGTGGTGGTGGCGATCGCCTCGACGATCTCGCCTGACCGGGTGTTCGCCTTCCTGCTGAACGCGTCCGGTGCGCTGATCCTGTTCGCCTACCTGCTGATCGCGCTGGCGCAGATCCGCCTGCGCACGCGGATGCAGCGCACCGGACAACGGCCGGCCTTCGCGATGTGGCTGTTTCCCGGCCTGTCCTGGGCGACCATCGCAGTGATCCTGGCCGTGCTCGCCGCAATGGCATTCGATGCATCCACCCGGCCGCAGATCGTGCTCGGCAGCCTGACCGTGCTGGTGGTCCTGGCCTTGTACGAGATGTCCCACCGCAACCGGAGAGCCGCATCATGACCGATACGCCCGCCCATGACTGGCTGCTGCCGCGGCTGCAGCAGATGCTGATCGAGGCCGAGCAGGCCGGCATCGATCGATCGGTCGCCGTGGCCGTGTTGACCGACCTGATCACCGGCACCGGGTTCAACCCGACCCATCTGTCGAGCGATATCGACGCCTGACCACGAACAGAAAGCGGCAGCGCACATGAAGCGGTTCCTGAATTCTCGCGAGACACTGGTCGATCAGGCGATCGACGGCTTCCTGGCCTCGTCGGCCGGTGCCGGCCTGGCCAGGCTGGCAAGCGGTCCGGGGAGTCGGGTGGTGCTGGCACGCGAGCCGGACCGATCGCGTGTCGCGATCGTGTCGGGCGGCGGCTCCGGCCACGAACCCGCCCATGCCGGCTTCGTCGGGCCCGGGATGCTGGACGCCGCCATCTGCGGCGACATCTTCGCCTCGCCGCCGGTGGATGCGGTGCTCGCCGCCATCGTGGCTGTCACCGGCGAGGCCGGATGCCTGCTGGTGATCAAGAACTATACCGGCGACCGGCTCAATTTCGGACTGGCGGCGGAACAGGCGCGCGCCCTCGGGCTGCGGGTCGAGACGGTAACGGTCGCCGACGATATCGCCCTGCCCGATCAGGCCCGCCCGCGTGGGCTCGCCGGGACATTGTTCGTGCACCGGATCGCCGGCTTCATGGCGCAGCAGGGCCATGCGCTCGGCGAGATCGCCGCGGCGGCACGGGCGGTCGCTGCGGATACCGCGTCGATCGGCCTGTCGCTGTCGGATTGCGATGCCTACACCGATCGGGATGCCGGCACGTCGCGGCTGGGGCCCGACCAGTTCGAGCTGGGGCTCGGCATCCATGGCGAACCCGGCGCCGAGACGCTCCCGATGGAAAACGCCGATGCGCTAATGCAGCGCGCGGCGGCCCGGCTCGCGCAGGCGCTGCCGGACACCGATGCGCCGCTGGTCATGCTGTTGAACAACCTCGGCACGGTGCCGCCGATCGAGATGAACCTGTTGCTCGACGCGCTCCGGCGCACGCCGCTGGCGAGCCGGATCGAGCTGGTGATCGGGCCGGCGCCGATGATGACGGCGCTCGACATGAACGGCTTCTCGCTGTCGGTGCTGCCGCTGACGACCGATCGCAGGACGGCATTGCTGTCACCCTGCACGGTGGCGGCCTGGCCCGCGGCGCGTCTGTTCGCACCACCGGCCACGGTGCAGGCGCCGAAACTGCTCGACGCTCTGCAACACGAGGCGTCGAACGAACCGGTGCGGCGCAGTCTGATCCTGAACGCAGCCCGGCTCCTGGCGGGCATGGAAACCGAGATCAACGCGATCGACGCCCGCATCGGCGACGGGGATACCGGTTCCACCTTCACCCATGCCGCCCAGGTCATCGCCGGGGCGATCGACCGGCTGCCGTTGGCGGACGACGCAGCCCTGTTCGCGGCACTGGGCCGATTGCTCGCATCCAGCGCCGGCGGATCGAGCGGTGTGCTGCTGTCGATCATGTTCACCGCTGCCGCGACGGCGCAGGCGGATGATCCGCATTGGGCACGTGCGTTGCGCGCCGGCCTGGAGCGGATGAAGTCGCATGGTGGTGCCGGACCTGGCGACCGGACCATGATCGACGCGCTCGAACCGGCACTCGACGCGCTGCAGGGCGGTGCGGGGCTCGCCGAGGCGGCACAAGCCGCGCGGGACGGTGCGAACGCGACCCGACGCATGGGGCTGGCCGGGGCTGGACGGGCGAGCTACGTGCCGGAAGCCGCCTTGCGGGATGTGCCCGATCCGGGAGCGGAGACAATAGCCCGGCTGCTTGAAGGATTAGCCACCGCATAGCGCCTGACCGTGCCGGCGGTGGAATGCAGCGCCGAACCGGGTCTCGGGGTTGGATGCTAACGGCGCGAGATCGCCCGAGCGCTTGCTGATCCATGTGGCTTCAGACAACGCCCGCTTCCTGCGTCGGAAGCAGTTGCAGGCGTGGTCGAGCTCTAACCTATCCGGTGATTAAGGGACCTAAGATAAACAGCCACCGCCCACGTGCGGAGGTTCGGTCCTCAACGGGACGTCGAGGAGCGCGACCTCCTGGGTCAGCTCGGCGGAGCAGCTGCTTCGGGCAAGAGCCACGTCCGTTCCTGCACGCTGCCCGACCTCCGCTTAAGCGGCCCGCGCCGGCATTATGCGCGGCGGTGCCGCGCTTGGTCGGCGACGGGCACGAGTGGCGATACCGACCACACCCGCCAGCACTCATTCGCATTGACGCAGTGCAGCATTATTCGTAAATGGCTGCGCTCCGAACCAGCGAAGCCCGATCAGGCGCACCCTTTTTCAGCGCCGGAGGCGCCGCTCGACCATGTCCATGACGTTCGCCGATCTCGCCCTGGCGCCTGCCCTGCTGCGCGCACTCGCCGAGGAAGGATATGCCAACCCGACCCCCATCCAGGCTCAGTCGATCCCGATGCTGCTGGAAGGCCGCGACGTGCTCGGCATGGCCCAGACCGGTACAGGCAAGACCGCCGCCTTCGCTCTGCCGCTGCTGCACCGCCTGTCCGCGGATCCCCGGCCGGCGCCGAAGGGCGGTGCCCGGATCCTGGTGCTCGCGCCCACGCGTGAACTGGTCTCTCAGATCGCCGCCGGCTTCGAGACCTTCGGCCGCCATCTGCAGCTCAGCGTCACCACGATCTTCGGCGGCGTCAGCCAGTTCCACCAGGTCAATGCACTCAAGGCCGGGGTGGACATCATCGTCGCCGCACCGGGACGGTTGCTGGACCTGATCGACCAGGGTCTCTGCGACCTGTCGCAGCTCGAGGCGCTGGTGCTGGATGAGGCCGACCAGATGCTCGATATGGGTTTTGCCAGGCCGATCGAGCGGATCGTCGCGACGATGCCGAAGGACCGGCACACGCTGCTGTTCTCGGCAACGATGCCGAAATCGATCGCGCTTCTGGCCGAAAGCCTGCTGCGCGATCCGGCAAAGGTCGAGATCGCCCCGCCCTCGACCACCGTCGACCGGATCGAGCAGTCGGTCATGTTCATCGATGCGGCCGACAAGAAGGCGGCGCTGATCGAGCTGCTGCGAACCCCGGGAATCGGCCAGGGCGTGGTGTTCACGCTGCAGAAGAACATCGCCAACGACGTCTGCGCCTTCATCGTCGAGGCGGGGATCACCGCCGAGGCCCTGCATGGCAACAGGTCACAGGGCCAGCGAGAGCGCGCACTGGACGCCTTTCGCACCGGGACCGTGCAGGTGCTGGTAGCGACGGATATCGCGGCGCGCGGCATCGACGTCGACACGGTGACGCACGTGTTCAACCACGACCTGCCGAGCCTGCCGGAGAGCTATGTCCACCGCATCGGCCGCACCGGCCGCGCAGGGCGCAACGGCTTCGCAATCACGCTCTGCGATGTCGAGCAGCGCGCATGGCTGCATGACGTTGAGCGGGAAATCGGTCGCGCCCTCACCGTCCAGGCCGATCACCAGTGGCATTCGGAAGCGGCGCGGAACTCGACCATGCGCCCGCCCGTGCTGGGCGGCGGACCGGTCAAGCAGGTCAAGCCGCAGAAGCAGCGGGAGCACAAAGTCTGGACCGAGGAAGAGAAGCTCGCCGCACGGGCGGCAGCCATGGCGGCCTGATCAGGCGCTGCTGTCCTGGGGTCGCTCAGGCCCCGGTAAGACCACGCCCGACCAGGGCTAGAACACTCTCGTTGGTGGTATCGGCATCGGGATAACGCTCCAGATGCGCCTGCGCCTCGGCTTCGGTGATGCCGTGATCGACCATGAGCAGCGTCACCAGGCGCCAGTGATGCAGCCACAAATCGTTGACCAGCTTGCGGTTGCCGCTCTGGGGCGTCGCGGTGATCGCGCGGGCCTTCGCGGACAGCCAGGGACGATCGAAGGCGCGCATCGCGGACGGCGGAAACACGAACATCGCCCGGCCGGTGACCCGGAGCCGGCCGCAGTCCGGACAGTCAAAATCCGCATGCGATGGCTTCTCGTCGGGCAGCATGGCCTGGGCCCCGCAGATGAAGCAGGCGACTTGTATCGGGGCGATGGCGGGCACTGGTTGCTCTCGTTCGTGGGCCGGTAGCGGCAGCCCGGCGGTCAGCGTGGATGCAAGGCCCGGCGCAATGCGGCGCGGGACCGGTTGCGAGCAACGGCGGAGGTCCGCGACGTCGGCACCATGTCGAACCCGTGGAACGCACCCGGAAACACATGCAGCTCGGTGGGCACGCCGGCACGGACCAGGCGGCGCGCGTACTCGACGTCCTCGTCGATGAACAGGTCGAGCGCGCCGACCGAGATGAAGGCGGGCGGTAACCGCGACAGGTCCGCGGCGCGGGCAGGCGCCGCGTACGGCGAGGTGGTCGGCAGGCCAGGCTCGTGACCCAGCAGCGAGGCCCAGCCGAACCGGTTGAATTCCGGCGTCCAGACGAACTCGCCGGCGAATGGATGGGGTTCGCCAAGGGTGCCGGTGCGATCGTCCAGCATCGGGTAGATCAGGTGCTGGAACACGATCGGCACCTCGTCGCGATCGCGCGCCAGCAGGGCCAGGGCAGCGGCCAGGCCACCGCCGGCGCTCTCGCCGCCGACCGCGATGCGGGTGCGGTCGACACCGAGCGAACGGGCCTCCTCGAACAGGAACTTCAGCCCGGCATAGGCATCCTCGACCGGCCCCGGATGAGGTGTTTCCGGCGCGAGACGATACTCGACCGAGGCGATCACGCAGCCGAGCTCGGCGGCCAGCGACGCATGGGCCGCGTCCTGGCTACGGGCGGCACCGACTACGTAGCCGCCGCCATGCAGATGCAGCAGGGCCGGATGTAACGTATCCTCCTCGCCACCGTGCGGGGTGAAGACGCGCACCTCGATGGCCCCGATACGATGCACGACTAGCGCGGCCAGAGACGCATCATGCGGCGGAAGCACGTCGCCCATCTCCAGCATCTCCCGCCGGATCATCGGCAGGGTCTCGAGCGAGAACGATCTGGCCGGGAACATCTCGAGCCCGACCAGCAGTTCGGGATCGATCAGGTGGCGCGTCGTCATCCATGGATCCTTGTTCTGCCGTTCGGGGGCGTCATACTTCCGCTTCAGCTTCCGCTGGTGCGATAGGTGCGGTGGATGTCGCGCGGCCAGAGCCAAGCCGCGCCACGCACGCCGGAGCTGTCGCCATGCAGGTTCGGCAGGATCGGGGTCGTGCATTGCGGGCTGACGACGTGCCGCTGCAGCAGCGGCGGCACCTTGCTGTACAGGTGCTTCATGTTGGACAGGCCGCCGCCCAGCACGATCGCATGCGGGTCCAGGATATTGATGATCTGGGCGAGGCCCCGGGCCAGGCGCTCGGCATGGCGATCCAGTGCCGCGATCGCCTTCTGGTCGCCGGCCTCGGCGCGCTCGGGGATCTTGCTCGCATCCTGGTGGCCCGGGCCGTCGCAATCCATGGCCAGCGCCGATCCGCACAGATAGCGCTCGGTGCAACCGGTATTGCCGCAGAAGCAGGTGGGGCCGGGAACCTCGGAGAGGCTGGGCCAGGGCAGCGGCGTGTGTCCCCATTCGCCGGCGATGCTGTGCCGGCCGACCAGGACCCGCTCGTTGACGACGATGCCGCCGCCGACCCCGGTGCCGAGGATCACCCCGAACACGATCGAGTGCCCGGCACCGGCACCATCGACCGCCTCGGACAGCGCGAAGCAGTTGGCGTCGTTCTCGACGCGCACTTCGCGGGCCAGCGCCGCGGTCAGGTCGCGGGCGAACGGCCGGCCGTTCATCCAGGTCGAGTTGGCGTTCTTGACCAGTCCGGTATCCGGGCTGACAGCGCCGGGAATGCCGACGCCCACGGTCGCCTTGCCGCCCAACTCGAGTTCCGCGCCTTCGACCAGTTCGCGCACCGCATTGACCGCGCTCTCGTAGTCGCGGGGGTTGGGCACCCGACGCCGCAGCGTTTCCTTGCCGTCGTCCCCGAGCACCGCAATCTCGATCTTGGTTCCGCCGAAGTC
Proteins encoded:
- the aspS gene encoding aspartate--tRNA ligase, producing MHAYRTHNCAALRAADAGLTVRLSGWVHSKRDHGGLLFIDLRDHFGITQIVIPAGSELLAIAERVRVESVLTVTGDVVLREGATVNPKLPTGEVEIRAGTIEVQSAAAVLPLQVAGAETYSDELRLRYRYLDLRRDRVHKNMMLRAGVIASLRRRMIDQGFTEFQTPILTASSPEGARDFLVPSRNHPGKFYALPQAPQQFKQLLMVAGFDRYFQIAPCFRDEAARADRSPGEFYQLDFEMSFVTQEDVFATLEPVMAGVFEEFGQGRTVDTFPFQRIAYDTALAEFGSDKPDLRNPLRITDVTEAFAGSGFGLFAKIAASGGQVRAIPAPGGGGRPRSFYDKLNEWARGEGAGGLGYITFDADGAKGPIAKNLEPERCEAIRTACGVGPGDAVFFAAGPREGLKGMETIKFSGAVRTRIANELSLIETDAFRFCWVVDFPMFELNEDTGLIDFSHNPFSMPQGGLDALNFQDPLTIKAFQYDIVCNGIELSSGAIRNHRPDVMIRAFEIAGYPESEVEARFGGMLNAFRFGAPPHGGSAPGVDRIVMLLADEPNIREVILFPLNQQGEDLMMGAPAEVSEIRMKELSLRTVLPPAKPVSGATSPVVPETNPD
- a CDS encoding cell envelope integrity EipB family protein, producing MHRPTVHGRAALPPLAAGFLVAACFVVSSGAARAAPAMVPGHEATGPVPLAAHRAVYDLALASTHGGSTVAASGSMSFQVIDACSGWASQQQLKLQLVTREGQASDMVSDYATLESKDGKHLTFDMQERDNGSLTQQVRGEASVDAKGDGVIHFTLPHPSTMSLPRGTLFPMAHTEAIIQAAREGRKSIDPVLFDGTSADGPTDSYVTILGWHAAPSDSQYPSLASQASGRVHVSFFARKPSTITPDYELGMRYFENGVSDRLDMNFGEFTMHGTLSSFTPTTKPRHC
- a CDS encoding amino acid permease; the protein is MLSDASRPGMAPAELATLSHSLRPRHVTMISIGGVIGAGLFVGSSAAIAGSGPGVLLSYLLAGTVALLVMRMLGEMAIAEPGAGSFIGHIRRGLGGRAAFVAGWIYWLFWAIVVAAEAIGGSAILSAWVPLPRTVLGLLLVLSMTATNLVSVKSYGEFEFWFSTLKILAIVVFCAVCIAALAGLFGPGQASVSHLWTGGGFLPHGIGAVLAIIPTIVFQYTGSEIATVAAAESNDPGRNVARATNTVALRVLLFYLSSVLLILCVVPWRELVPGHSPFVAAMDRLGIPGAATAMSIIVLVAVMSCLNSALYVTSRVLFEMAAHGDAPRWLVRTGAAGVPRRAIIAGSAVGVVVAIASTISPDRVFAFLLNASGALILFAYLLIALAQIRLRTRMQRTGQRPAFAMWLFPGLSWATIAVILAVLAAMAFDASTRPQIVLGSLTVLVVLALYEMSHRNRRAAS
- a CDS encoding dihydroxyacetone kinase subunit DhaK, with the translated sequence MKRFLNSRETLVDQAIDGFLASSAGAGLARLASGPGSRVVLAREPDRSRVAIVSGGGSGHEPAHAGFVGPGMLDAAICGDIFASPPVDAVLAAIVAVTGEAGCLLVIKNYTGDRLNFGLAAEQARALGLRVETVTVADDIALPDQARPRGLAGTLFVHRIAGFMAQQGHALGEIAAAARAVAADTASIGLSLSDCDAYTDRDAGTSRLGPDQFELGLGIHGEPGAETLPMENADALMQRAAARLAQALPDTDAPLVMLLNNLGTVPPIEMNLLLDALRRTPLASRIELVIGPAPMMTALDMNGFSLSVLPLTTDRRTALLSPCTVAAWPAARLFAPPATVQAPKLLDALQHEASNEPVRRSLILNAARLLAGMETEINAIDARIGDGDTGSTFTHAAQVIAGAIDRLPLADDAALFAALGRLLASSAGGSSGVLLSIMFTAAATAQADDPHWARALRAGLERMKSHGGAGPGDRTMIDALEPALDALQGGAGLAEAAQAARDGANATRRMGLAGAGRASYVPEAALRDVPDPGAETIARLLEGLATA
- a CDS encoding DEAD/DEAH box helicase, coding for MSMTFADLALAPALLRALAEEGYANPTPIQAQSIPMLLEGRDVLGMAQTGTGKTAAFALPLLHRLSADPRPAPKGGARILVLAPTRELVSQIAAGFETFGRHLQLSVTTIFGGVSQFHQVNALKAGVDIIVAAPGRLLDLIDQGLCDLSQLEALVLDEADQMLDMGFARPIERIVATMPKDRHTLLFSATMPKSIALLAESLLRDPAKVEIAPPSTTVDRIEQSVMFIDAADKKAALIELLRTPGIGQGVVFTLQKNIANDVCAFIVEAGITAEALHGNRSQGQRERALDAFRTGTVQVLVATDIAARGIDVDTVTHVFNHDLPSLPESYVHRIGRTGRAGRNGFAITLCDVEQRAWLHDVEREIGRALTVQADHQWHSEAARNSTMRPPVLGGGPVKQVKPQKQREHKVWTEEEKLAARAAAMAA
- a CDS encoding alpha/beta hydrolase, with product MTTRHLIDPELLVGLEMFPARSFSLETLPMIRREMLEMGDVLPPHDASLAALVVHRIGAIEVRVFTPHGGEEDTLHPALLHLHGGGYVVGAARSQDAAHASLAAELGCVIASVEYRLAPETPHPGPVEDAYAGLKFLFEEARSLGVDRTRIAVGGESAGGGLAAALALLARDRDEVPIVFQHLIYPMLDDRTGTLGEPHPFAGEFVWTPEFNRFGWASLLGHEPGLPTTSPYAAPARAADLSRLPPAFISVGALDLFIDEDVEYARRLVRAGVPTELHVFPGAFHGFDMVPTSRTSAVARNRSRAALRRALHPR
- a CDS encoding ROK family protein: MADFRVGIDFGGTKIEIAVLGDDGKETLRRRVPNPRDYESAVNAVRELVEGAELELGGKATVGVGIPGAVSPDTGLVKNANSTWMNGRPFARDLTAALAREVRVENDANCFALSEAVDGAGAGHSIVFGVILGTGVGGGIVVNERVLVGRHSIAGEWGHTPLPWPSLSEVPGPTCFCGNTGCTERYLCGSALAMDCDGPGHQDASKIPERAEAGDQKAIAALDRHAERLARGLAQIINILDPHAIVLGGGLSNMKHLYSKVPPLLQRHVVSPQCTTPILPNLHGDSSGVRGAAWLWPRDIHRTYRTSGS